In a genomic window of Malaclemys terrapin pileata isolate rMalTer1 chromosome 17, rMalTer1.hap1, whole genome shotgun sequence:
- the LOC128825373 gene encoding uncharacterized protein LOC128825373 has product MISSSRGKVRSASGSEKLCTEPAAVLGPASRMSVLQGETVEDQVLPPEKEPSEKSCCHYLNMPASLCEPRNQVEMESRERQVPSASSEPVSLRPEDSDFLPSVRLAGILCLVFILVSLFLVYGNPGQVPFNHCRALSSNGVCSLDYKLSPFRLLFPSQPETTWRALQRSVSDLRWADHPEGFGVSLVAVGLGEVRNTLFCLSKWTLSLLATGQGLPHSVRVQILDYKSTQLPWGGYPEAGTYLSIIYEREKFAPYGMTVAIQRSFDGSPFATETTLALLMNSTVQAGENSLHNLTSSIVSDILNSIYRTGRVPNKLWATARSLPVLVIRPEPYLEGGFIC; this is encoded by the exons ATGATAAGCAGCAGCCGTGGGAAAGTCAGGAGTGCAAGTGGCTCAGAGAAGCTCTGTACGGAACCTGCAGCTGTGTTGGGACCGGCCTCAAGGATGTCTGTGCTCCAAGGTGAAA cAGTAGAAGACCAAGTCCTGCCACCTGAGAAGGAGCCATCTGAGAAAAGCTGTTGCCACTATCTGAACATGCCAGCATCCCTGTGTGAGCCCAGGAACCAAGTGGAGATGGAATCCAGAGAAAGGCAAGTTCCCTCTGCATCCTCCGAGCCTGTTTCTCTGAGGCCAGAAGACTCTGACTTCTTGCCATCTGTCAGACTTGCAGGCATCTTGTGCCTTGTTTTTatccttgtctctctcttcctggtTTACGGCAATCCTGGCCAAGTGCCCTTTAACCACTGCAGGGCCCTCAGCTCCAATGGAGTttgttcactggactataaactCAGCCCATTTCGTCTTCTCTTCCCAAGCCAGCCGGAAACGACATGGCGCGCCCTCCAGCGCAGCGTGAGTGACCTGCGTTGGGCTGACCAtcctgaggggtttggggtctcTTTGGTGGCTGTTGGGCTGGGGGAGGTGAGGAATACGCTCTTTTGTCTCTCAAAATGGACCCTTTCCTTGCTGGCCACAGGACAAggtctgcctcattcagtgagaGTCCAAATACTAGACTACAAGAGTACTCAGTTGCCTTGGGGAGGGTACCCAGAGGCTGGGACATACCTCTCCATTATTTATGAGAGGGAGAAGTTTGCACCTTATGGCATGACTGTGGCCATACAGCGCTCATTCGATGGGAGCCCCTTTGCCACCGAGACCACCCTTGCCCTCCTGATGAACAGCACGGTCCAGGCTGGAGAAAATTCCCTGCACAACTTGACATCCAGCATCGTGTCCGATATTTTAAACAGCATCTATCGCACGGGCAGGGTACCGAACAAGTTGTGGGCCACAGCTAGGAGCCTACCTGTGCTCGTCATAAGGCCTGAACCATATCTGGAAGGTGGTTTTATTTGCTGA